A region of the Zhihengliuella halotolerans genome:
CACGAACACTGAGACGTCTGGATTGACCGGCGCCGTCGCGTCCCGGGTGATGACGCCGAGCTGGTTCCCGGCGTCGTCGCCGAGGAACGCGAGCCAGCCGTTGTCCATCAGCACGCGCAGACCGAGCGCTGCGGTGTGGGCCGCGATGGCCCCGGGTAGGTCGTCGACGGTCAGGATCGGCACGATCCGCTGGATGCCCATGGGCCCCAGTCCAGCACCGCTTCGGCCCCGGGGCAAGGGTCGGCCCGGCCGCGGCGGTCCCGTCAGGTCCGTCGCGCGCGGATCTGCTCAACCAGGATGTCGCCGTGCCCGGCGTGCCGGGCGAACTCGCGGATCATGTGCAGGACGATGAAGCGCAGCGTCACCGTGCGTTCCCGCCAGGCGAAGCGCTCGTCGAGGTCGTGCTCCGCGGCGATGTCGCGCGAGCGGGCGCACGCGGCGGCGAAGGCCGCGCGCACCGACGCGATCGTGTCCTCCGGTGCGAGCGTGAAGCTCTCATCGACCGTCGCGGCCAGGCCGAGCACGTCCCGCTCCCGGCCAGCCACCCGGTGGGCGAACCAGACGTCTTCGACGAAAGCCGCGTGCTTGACCAGGCCCAGCGGAGTCGTCAGCGACGGGACGAGGCGCAGGCGGGCCTCCTCGTCCGTGAGGTCGTCGAGCAGCGCGTCGATCGCCTCGCGCTGGAGCTCGAGCATCCCCGCAAGCGCGGCCGCTTCGGCGTCCAAGTGCACGTTCATGGCCCCATCGTAGGATGGCGTCGCGCGGCGGGGAAGCCCTTGACTCGAGCCGCGCATTCTGTGAACCTAGTCACAATATACAACGTTGGAATTCCATCGTTCGCGCCTAATTTACAACGTTGTATGCTGCGGCCCCCGCCGCCGCGCGAACGAGGAGGAGAACCCTTGAGACAACGAATGCACCTCACAGCCGCCGCCGTGGCCGCGCTGTCGCTCGCGCTCGTGGCCCCGGCCGCGACCGCTGCGCCCCCGCAACCGGCGCCGCTGCCGACGCCGGAATTTACCGACGTCGAGGTTCACGACCCCTCGCACGTCGAGGCCGACGGCGAACACTGGGTCTTCGGCTCCCACCTCGCCGCCGCCAGCACGGAGGACTTCATGACGTGGGAACAGGAGGCCAATCACGTCACTGCGGAGAACCCGCTCTTCGGCGACGTCACGGTCGAACTCGCCGAGACCTTCGCGTGGGCCGAATCGGACACCCTGTGGGCCCCCGACGTCATCCAGCTCGCCGACGGCCGCTACTACATGTACTACAACGCGTGCCGGGGCGATTCGCCGCGCTCGGCGATGGGCGTCGCCGTCTCCGATGACGTCGGCGGCCCCTACCGGGATCTCGGCATCATCTTGCGCTCGGGCCACCGCGACGGCGAGGGCATGAGCGCCGACGGCACGCCCTACGACGGCAGCATCCACCCCAACGCGGTCGACCCCGACGTCTTCTACGACCACGAGGGCGACCTCTGGATGACCTACGGCTCCTACTCCGGCGGCATCTTCAGCCTCGAGCTCGACCCCGAGACCGGCATGCCGCTGCCCGATCAGGGCTACGGGACGCACCTCACCGGCGGGAACCACAGCCGGATCGAGGGCGCCTCGATCATGCCGGACGCCGAATCCGGCGACTACTTCATGTTCCTCTCCTTCGGCGGGCTCGACTCCGACGGTGGATACAACATGCGCGTCGCCCGCGCCGACAGTCCCGCCGGTCCCTACTACGACGCCGAGGGCAACGACATGCGCGAGGTTCGCTCGGACCCCGACCTGCCGATCTTCGACGACGCCTCCATCGAGCCGTACGGCACCAAGCTCATGGGCAGCTACCTCTTCCAGCGCGAGGTCGGCGACCCGGGCTCCGGCATCGGCGACGGCTACGTCTCGCCCGGCCACAACACCACCTATGTCGACCCCGAGACCGGCGAGATGCTCCTGATCTTCCACTCGCGGTTCCCCGGCCAGGGCGAGCGCCACAACGTGCGCGCCAACCGCATGCACTTCAACTCCGCCGGCTGGCCCGTCGTCGCGCCCTACCGCTACGCGGGCGCCGGGCTCGAGCACGTGCGCCGGGGCGACGCCGTCGGGCGCTACCGCCTCATCGACCACGGCAAGGCGATCACCGCCGACGTCGCCCGCGCTGAGGACCTCCGCCTGAACCAGAACGGCACCGTCAGCGGAGCCGTGACGGGCCGCTGGCAGGTCTACAACAAGGACCGCGCCAAGCTCACGCTGGACGGCGAAGTCTACGACGGCCGCTTCTCGCGCGAGTGGGACCCGACCGCGCAGGCGTGGGTGCAGGCCTTCAGCGTCCAGTCCGCCGCTGGCGTCTCGCTGTGGGGGAGTGCTCTCGCGCCGATGTCCGACGCGGAGATCGTTGCTGCGGTGAGCGCGGACCTCGCCGGCGGCGACTACTTGGGTGACACCTCCGCCGTCGTCGCCGACCTGCAGCTTCCCACGGAGGGCACGCACGGCTCCAACATCGCGTGGGAGAGTTCGGATCCCTCCGTCGTCACCGCGGAAGGCGCGGTCACCCGGCCCGCCCCCGGGGACGACGACGGCGCCGCGACCCTGACGGCCACTGTCGCGAGCGGCGGCCTGACCGAACGCGTGGAATTCGACGTGACCGTGCTGGCGAAGGTCGAGCAGGGGCTCGCGGCGCACTATTCGTTCGACGGTTCGCTCGAGGAGGCCGAGTCGCGCACCGCTGAGGGCACTGTCACCGGACACCGGATCGACACCACCGGCGGGCAGGTGTCCTACACCGGCGGCGTCGACGGGCAGGCCGCCGTGCTTGACGGGGCCAGCGGCATCCGCCTGCCCGACGGCGTGCTCTCCGGCAAGGAGTACTCCGTGAGCCTGTGGCTCAATCCGGAGCAGTTCACCCCCTACACCACCGCGTTCTTCGGGGCGCGGGATGAGAACAACTGGATCAGCCTGGTCCCGCAGGGCCACAGTGGCGTCGGCGGGAACACGCTGCTCTGGTCCGGGGCCACCACCTACTACGACGGCGACGCGGGCTCGCGGATCCCCGCGGGGCAGTGGAGCCACATGGCGTTCACGGTCGATCACGGCGACGTCGCCGTTTATCTCGACGGGGAGCTGGTGCACGCCGGGTCCGGATTTCCGGACGTGCTGACGACCGCGGACGGGGTGTTCGGAGTCGGCGTGAACTGGTGGGACACGCCGTTCGCCGGGGCCGTCGACGACCTTCGTCTCTACACGGGTGCCCTCGACGCGGCGGACGTGGCGGCACTGGCGAAAAGATAACCCGAAGGAGACTTGAAGATATAAGTAAACAGGATCCTCCACGGTGAATCTTTTCACGAACTATTAACCGGGAATTCGATTCTCGCGAATTGACGGGTCTGCGCGACCATGGCCGTCTCCCGGTGCATTGAAATCGGCGCGGGCATTCGAGATCGAATGCCCGCGCCGATCGGGTTCTATCCGCCCCGCGGACAGCGAATTTGTGGGGGTCAGTGGGCCGGCGATCAGTTCTAGAGGGCGGTGACTAGCGCTTTCCCTCGCCGGCGAACGACTTCCTCAAGAATTGGCGTGAATTCATCCCGTGTCCTTAAAACCCTTGTGGTGTGTCACATAACTTTCTACGCTCAAAGGGGACATCGCGATTCGGCGCCCCGGCCGGTTCGCCAGAATACGGGAGGAGAATAGTCATGCAGTCGAACTTCCTAGGTGACATCGATTGGGGGTCGATGCTCCTGAAGGTGCTCTTCGCGATCATCATCCTGGTCGTCACGTGGATCATCGCGAAGGCCGTCAAGTGGGCCATCAGCAAGGCGGTCGCCAAGATCCCGGCGCTGCAGAAGCAGGGGAACGACGGGCAGCAGATCGGTGAGTCGATCGGTCAGATCGCTTCGCTGCTGGTTTGGCTCTTCGGCTTGATCGCCATTCTGCAGCTCTTCAATCTGGAGCAGGCGCTCTCGCCGCTGCAGGGTCTGCTCGGCGGGATCTTCGGGTTCCTGCCCAACCTCATCGGTGCCGGATTCATCTTTTTCATCGGCTACGTGATCGCCAAGATCGTGCGCCAGCTCGTCCAGACAGCTCTCGCCACTGTCGATCTGAGCAAACTGACCAGCAAGTTCAAGCCGAGGGACGCCGAACCGACCGATCCGCACGAGACCAACGCCAAGGTCTCCTCGCTCGTCGGAAACCTGCTCTTCGGCGTCATCATCATCGTGGTGGCCATCGCGGCACTTCAGGTCCTCGGCATCGAAGCCATCTCGCAGCCGGCCGAGCAGATGCTCACGATGTTCCTTGCGGCCATTCCCGCCATCATCGCGGCGGGCATCCTGCTGACCATCGGTTTCGTCATCTCCTCGTTCCTCGGCAAGCTGCTCGAGGAACTGCTGCGCGGCGTCGGTACCGACCGTGCCCTCGGCAGCCTCGGCGTCGTCCCGGAGGGGGCGAGCGCCTCCGGTGTGATCACCAAGATCGTCCAGGTCGCCATCATGATCTTCTTCGCGATCATGGCGGCGCAGCTGCTGGGCTTCCCGGCGATCACCAACATCCTCCACGAGATCCTGGAGCTGGGCGGCAACGTCCTCTTCGGCGGCGTCATCATCGCGGCCGGCTTCCTGATCGCCAAGCTCATCGGCAAGTTCGTCACCCACGGCCTGGCGTCCAAGGTGCTGCGGTACTCGGCCATCGCACTGTTCATCGCGATGGGCCTGCGCTACATGGGCCTCGCCGACTCCATCATCAACCTCGCGTTCGGCGCGGTCGTCATCGGCGGCGCCCTCGCGGCGGCGCTGGCCTTCGGCCTCGGCGGACGCGACGCCGCGGCTCGGACGCTCAACAAGGTCGACTTGGACGATCTGGCCGATCCGGAGCCCGGTCCGGCGGCGGGACGGACGGTACCTCCGACGGCCCCTCCGGCTTCCGGCCCGCGGGCGGACGGCCCACCAGTGGTCTAGCGGCCCATCTCGGCCGGGTCGAACCGGCCAGAGATGCGGCGGGTGGTCCGGCGACGCGCAAGCGCTGACGGACCACCCGCCGTCGTCGTGTCAGAGAATCTTGCATCCGCCGAGCTTGCTAGACGATCCGCAGGAGAATGTCAAGAGCCGGCTGCCGTCGTCGTCGTGAGGCTTGCCGATCGCGCGGGCAGCGAGCCAGGCGCACGCTTGACTCTGCGCCGCGTCGACCGATTGGAAACTTTATGTTTCCTCGTCGAGAGGCCCGTCATGACGGGCGGGAGTGATTGGGAATCTTCAACCTGAAGTACATCCTTGATTTTCCGCCAGTGAGCCCGCTGCCACGGCCTGCGGGTGTGGATGTGATGCACGTAACGGAATGTTGCGAGTCGGTAACATTCGCCTCAAGGGCCCGAAAGTTTATATTCAAGAAACGTTTCACGGACTAGTCTCTCTCGTGTGAGGCATGCCACGCACGTTGTGTGTGGCGAAGCGGTCGGACCGGCGGAGGTCGGGACGGCCAGAAACAGTGACATGTGATTCACATGCAGACACAAGGAGGCGGAATGCGTCTGAAGCGTATTTCCACGGCAGTGGCCGCAGGAGCGATCCTGGGGCTGGCCCTGAGCGCGTGTGCGCCCGAGACGGACCCCAACGGTGACGGCGGCGGCGGCGGCGGCGGGACGGCTGCTGAAAATCAGTCGATCTCCGCGTCCGTGGGGCCGAACGACTTCATCAGCTACAACGGCTTCACCCCGGAGACCTACAGCACGTACAACTCCGCGATCGTGGACCGTATGCAGCTGGGATTCACGTACTTCGGGACTGACGGTGAGATCCTCCCCAATGAGGACCTCGGTTCCTTCGAGATGGTGAGCGAAGACCCGATGGTGATCGAGTACACGATCGCTGACGACGCGGTGTGGTCCGACGGCACACCGATCACGGTTGCCGACGCGGTGCTCGCGTGGGCATTTCAGAATCCCAACCTGAAGTCCGGCGACGAACCCCTCTTCAATTCCGTCTCCGCTGATCTTGGGGATGAGGTTCCGGAGGGACCGCAGGGTGACGCGGAGGGCAAAACCTTCACCGTGGAGTTCGCCGCCCCCAACCCTGACTGGCAAATCCAGACCTGGATGCTGCACCCGGCGCACGTGGTTGCCGAACAGGGCGGCTTGACCACCGAAGAATTCGTCGAGGCAGCGCGGGATGGCGACGCCGAGGCGCTCGCAGACGCCGCCGAATTCTGGAACACCGGTTGGCACACCGACCCAGGAACGCTTCCGGACGAAGAGCTGGTTCCTGTCAACGGCCCATACAAGCTCGGATCCTGGGAAGCTGGCCAGTCGGTGACGCTGGTTCCCAACGAGAACTACTACGGTGAGCTTGCCGCGAACGATGAGCTGGTCATGCGCTTCGTCGACCAGGGTGCGATGGTTCAGGCCCTCGACAATGGCGACCTCGACGTCATCGCTCCGCAGCCGACGGTCGACACGCTGAGCCAGCTCGAAGGGCTCGGCGACAAGGTGAACATCCACCAGGGCGACACTCTGACGTGGGAGCACCTCGACTTCAACTTCACTGAAGGCTCGCTCTTCTCGGACAATCTCGAACTGCGCAAGGCATTTGCCATGTGCGTGCCGCGCCAGCAGATCGTCGAGAACCTCATCCAGCCGATCAACCCGGAGGCCGAGGTTTTGAACGCTCGCGAGGTCTTCCCGTTCCAGGACACCTATGGTGAGGTCGTCGACGCTTCGTACGACGGCCAGTACGACGAGGTCGACATCGAGGGCGCCAAGGCGATTCTCGAGGCCGAAGGTGCTGACGGTGCCGAGGTCCGCATCGGCTACTCCGCGCCGAACCCCCGCCGTTCTGATCAGGTTGCCATGATCAAGTCCTCGTGTGACGAGGCAGGATTCGACATCGTCGACGCTGGCGATGCTGACTTCTTCCAGCCGGGTGGTACTCAGGAGCGTGGCGACTACGAGGTAGCGCTGTTCGCTTGGGCCGGTTCGGGCCAGATCACGTCGGGCGAGAACATCTACGCCACGGGTAAGCCGCAGAACTACACGGACTACTCGAATGAGGAAGTCGATGCTGCATGGCGGACCCTGGCTACGTCGCTTGACGAGTCGGTCCACCTCGAGCAGACGAAGGAAATCGAAAAGTTGCTCTGGGACGACCTGTTCGGCATCCCGATCTTCGCGCACCCGGGGCTCGACTCCTCGGCTGCGAATATCGAGAACGTCGAAGGTACAGCTACCCAGGATGGGATCGTCTGGAACGCCCCAACTTGGCAGCGGGCCGCCGAATAGTAGCTAGGTAGCCGTCCGATCAGGAGCGGGGCCCGACGCAAACAGCGCCGGGCCCCGCGTCCTGTCCGTCCACCCGTATCGGGTGGTGACGGTTTCGAAAGGAACCAGTTCCCGTGCTTAAATTCATCCTTCGCAGAATCGGTGCTGCGCTCGTCATTCTTTTCGGCGCCTCCGTTCTGCTCTACATCCTAGTCATCAATTCGGGTGACCCGCTTCAGGATCTGCGAGAAAGCAACGCTGAGAACCGCGACTACCTGATGGAACAGCGGATCGCGAATATGAACCTCGATCTGCCGTGGTACCAGCGGTATTTGACGTGGCTCATGGGTGTCGGCAAGTGCTTCGCCCTCCAATGTGACCTTGGAACCAATCGCTCTGGTGTCTCAGTCAACTCCCTCCTCGAGCTAGCGGCATCGTCGACACTGCGTCTCGTCTTGCTGGCCACACTTCTGGCCCTGGTTTTCGGCATCGCGATCGGAATCTTGACGGCTGTGCGCCAGTATTCAGGCCTGGACTACGGCGTGACGTTCCTGACCTTCCTCTTCTTCTCGCTCCCCGTCTTCTGGGCTGCAGTCCTGCTGAAGGAATACCTCGCCATCGGCTACAACAACTGGCTGAGCGAGCCAGACTTCAGCGTCATACAAATAACGCTGACGTCGCTGATCGCGGGCTTCCTCATGCAAGTCTTCTTAGCCGGAAGCATCCGCCGACGCATCATCACCTTTGCTGTGACTGCCGTGTTCTTCGCTGTCGCCTTGCCGGCGTTGACCGCATTGGACTTCTTCCGCAATCCGCAGCTGGGATATGTCGGAGTTGCTCTGCTGACGTTTGCCGTCGCGCTGAGCGCTACCGCAATGGCCACCGGCGTGAAGAACCGCAAGGTTCTGTATCCTGCGCTGATCACCGCAGCGCTTGTGTCGGTCCTGCAGATCGCCCTGTTCAACGTTTTCTACTACTACATGAACTGGTGGTTCATCGTTGCGGGTCTGGCGCTCGCAGTGCTGATTCCTTGGTTCATTGGACGCAAAATGGGCGGGCGCTACAGTGCGACGGCCGCGGGCGTGAGCGTCGCCACCGGTGTCATCGGAGCGGGCCTGACTGTCATCGATCACGTGTTCCGCGCGTGGCCCGGCTTCCTCGGAATGAAGCCGCGGCCTATTGCCACCATTGGCTCCCAGACGCCGAACTTCGGTGGCGACTTCTGGCAGACCATGTTGGATCAGGGCACCCAGTTGTTGCTGCCGACCATTTTGTTGACGATCATTTCGCTGGCCAGCTACAGCCGCTACACGCGCTCCTCCATGCTCGAGGTCGCCGGCCAGGACTACATCCGGACAGCACGGTCGAAGGGCCTGCCTGAGCGCACCGTGATCTTCCGGCACGCGTTCCGCAATGCACTCATCCCCATCGCCACGATCGCGGCGTTCGATTTCGCGGCGTTGATCGGTGGGGCTGTCATCACGGAGTCCGTCTTCGGTTGGAAGGGAATGGGTGAGCTGTTCATCACGGGTCTGCGCGAAGTGGATCCGAATCCGGTGATGGCGTTCTTCCTCGTCACCGGCACGGCAGCCATTCTCTTCAACTTGCTGGCCGATATTTTCTACGCCGTCATCGACCCGAGGATCAGGGTATGAGTACTCCCAAGCAACAGAAATCACCCGCGACGGGTGAAATTTATTCGCTGGCCGAGGCTGAGGACGCTCGGCTCATTCAAGAAGACGCGGAGTCGCTCTCCCAAGGGCAGATGATTCGGCGGCGCTTCCTCCATCACAAAGCAGCCATGATCTCCGTGTGCATGCTGGTGTTCATTACCATCATGGCCTTCTCCTCCATCGGATTCGCTGGCATCCCCGGCTGGTGGGACAAGAGCTACTTCGCCGCCGGATCCGTTGTCGACGGCGGGCGTCCCACTCTGAGCCTGATACCCACTTGGCTCGGTGGCGATGGCTTCATCTGGGGGGAGCACCCCTTCGGTCAGGAGAACACGGGCAAGGACTACTTCGCCCTGGTGATGCGCGGGACGCAGAAATCGATCATCATCGCGGTGATAGTCGGCGCTGTTGCGACGGCCATCGGCGCCATTATCGGCGCCGTCGCGGGCTACTTCCGTGGCTGGGTCGATTCCATCCTGATGCGTATCACTGACCTCTTCATCGTGATCCCGCTGCTGGTTCTCGCGGCGGTTCTCGGCCAGATGGCCGGCAACCTGGGTAGCTCGATTGTCTACTTGGCGCTGGTGCTGGGACTCGTCACGTGGACCGGTCTGGCGCGTCTCGTGCGCGGTGAGATCCTCTCCCTGCGCGAGCGAGAGTTCGTTTCCGCGGCACAGTCCATGGGTGCGTCCTACGGCCGCATCATTTTCAAGCACCTCCTGCCCAACACCATCGGCGTGATTGTCGTCAACGCGACGTTCGCCATCGCCGGCGCCATCTTGCTGGAGACGTCACTGAGCTTCCTCGGCTTCGGTGTGCGAGCGCCTGAATCGTCTCTGGGACTGCTCATCAGCGAATACCAGAACTCATTCACCAATCGACCGTGGCTCTTCTGGTGGCCGGGCGCCATCATCGTTGCCATCGCGCTGAGCGTGAACTTCATCGGCGACGGCCTGCGTGACGCTTTCGACCCGCGGCAAACGCAGAAACGCAGCAAGAGGAAGAAAGCGAAGGCCAACGCATGAGCACTCCAATCGAGCACCGCAAGACGTCGGTCCTGAGCTTCGCTGACCTCAGTGTGACTTTCGACACCGAGTTCGGCGACGTGGACGCTGTCAAGAAGCTCAGCCTGGAGGTGGCCCCCGGCGAGGTCGTCGCGCTCGTCGGGGAGTCCGGTTCGGGCAAATCCGTGACCTCTACCGCCGCGATGGGATTGCTTCCGCAGAACGCGCACATCACGGGTGCTGCCAGTGTCGGGGAGCGCAACGTCGTCGGAATGGATCCGGAGCAGGTCCGCAAAATGCGGGCCACGAACGTTGCGATGGTCTTTCAGGAACCGATGACAGCGCTCAACCCGGTGCTGACCGTTGAGCGGCAAATGACCGAGGCGCTGGAGCTGCACGACCTCGCGTACGGTCAGGAAGCCGTGGACCGCGCGGTGGAGCTCCTCCAACAGGTGGGTATCCCGGATCCGGCGAAGCGAATCAAGCAGTACCCGCACCAGTTCTCCGGCGGGCAGCGCCAGCGGATTGTCATCGCCATGGCGATCTCGTGCAATCCCAAGGTGATCATCGCGGACGAGCCGACGACGGCGCTCGACGTGACGGTGCAGGCGGAGATTCTGGATCTCCTGCGCCGCCTGAAGGACGAACTGGGCACGGGCATTCTCCTGATCACCCACAACATGGGCGTGGTGGCCGACATGGCCGACCGCGTGGCCGTCATGTTCCGTGGCGACCTCGTGGAGACCGGGACGGTCAAGGATGTCCTCACCCGTCCGCAGCACCCGTACACGCAGAAGCTCCTCGAGGCCGTCCCGCGATTGCGGCACGCGGACGAGGCGCTCGCGAGTGCTGAGCGTTCCGGGGTCTCGGAGCGAGAACGCCGGCTCGTGCTCGAGGCCAAAGACCTCGTCCTCGAGTACGACATGCGAGGACACAAGTTCCGCGCCGTCGAAGGAGTCTCCTTCGACGTCGCGAGCAACGAGATCCTCGGCATCGTGGGGGAGTCCGGTTCCGGAAAATCGACCATCGCCAAAGCGGTCCTCGGACTGCTGCCTGTGGCCAGCGGGACTCTCGCCGTTCAGGGGGAGAATCTCGCCGCTCTGCCTCCGAAGGAGGCGAAGGCGGTCCGCCGCAGGATCGGCGTCGTGTTCCAGGACCCGGCCGCGTCGCTGAACCCGCGTTTCCCGATCGGCGACTGCATCACGGAGCCGATGGTCATTCACAAGGTCGGGAACAGGAAGGAGAGACTCGCACGTGCCGGGGAACTCCTCGATGCCGTCCGACTCCCGCGCAGCGTCCTGAACCGCTACCCGCACGAGCTCTCCGGCGGTCAGCGCCAGCGAATCTCCATCGCGCGCGCTCTGACGCTAAAACCTGAGCTGCTCATCGCCGATGAGCCGACGTCGGCGCTCGACGTCTCCGTTCAGGCGTCGGTGCTCGAGATGATCGCTGAACTGCAGGCGGAGTACGAGTTCGCGTGTCTGTTCGTCAGCCACGATCTCGCTGTCGTCGATCTGCTCGCGCACCAGGTGGTCGTCATGAAGGACGGCCGGGCAGTCGAGCAGGGAGCCACCTCGACAGTGCTTCACGCGCCGCAGGCGGACTACACCAAGCGCCTTCTGGCGGCGGCTCCGGTTCCGGATCCCGACGAGCAGCGTGAACGACGCGAAGCGCGTCGCGCCCTGCTCCGCGAGCAGGGGCTGCGCGTCGACTGACGCGCGTCGGCAGACGGCGTATCGCGCCCCGATTTGCGGGCGCGATACGCCGTCTGCGTTTCCACCGGGTAGACTTGACACGTCTGGGCCTTTGCGCGCCCTCTCCCTCTACTCGAAGCGAGCCATTTACGCATGTCTGAAACCATCACCCGACGCGAAGACCTGCGCAACGTCGCCATCGTTGCGCACGTTGACCACGGCAAAACCACCCTCGTTGACGCGATGCTGGCGCAGACGGGCGCCTTCTCCTCTCACGGCGAGACGGAAGACCGCGTGATGGACTCGGGCGAGCTGGAACGCGAGAAGGGCATCACGATCCTCGCCAAGAACACCACCGTGTTCTACTCCGGCCCTGCGGCCCAGGGCAAAGAGCTGCTCATCAACGTCATCGACACCCCCGGCCACGCCGACTTCGGCGGCGAGGTCGAGCGCGGCCTGTCCATGGTCGACGGCGTCGTCCTCCTCGTAGATGCTTCCGAAGGCCCGCTGCCGCAGACCCGATTCGTGCTGCGCAAGGCACTCGCCGCAAAGCTGCCGGTCATCCTCGTGGTCAACAAGACCGACCGCCCCGACGCGCGCATCGACGGCGTCGTCGCCGACTCGATGGACCTGCTCCTGGGCCTCGCCTCGGACCTGGCTGAAGAGGTCCCGGACCTCGACCTCGACTCCGTGCTCGACCTGCCGGTCGTCTTCGCCTCCGGCAAGGCCGGCCGCGCCTCGACGACCCAGCCGGGCGACGGCGAGCTGCCGGACAGCGAAGACCTCGAGCCGCTGTTCGAGACCATCCTCAAGCACGTCCCGGCCCCGTCCTACGACGAGAACGAGGTCCTGCAGGCGCACGTGACCAACCTCGACGCCTCGCCGTTCCTCGGCCGTCTGGCGCTGCTGCGCATCTTCAACGGCACGCTGCGCAAGGGCCAGCAGGTTGCCTGGGCCCGCCAGGACGGCCAGCTCAAGAACGTGAAGATCACCGAGCTGCTCGCGACCAAGGG
Encoded here:
- a CDS encoding ABC transporter ATP-binding protein; this encodes MSTPIEHRKTSVLSFADLSVTFDTEFGDVDAVKKLSLEVAPGEVVALVGESGSGKSVTSTAAMGLLPQNAHITGAASVGERNVVGMDPEQVRKMRATNVAMVFQEPMTALNPVLTVERQMTEALELHDLAYGQEAVDRAVELLQQVGIPDPAKRIKQYPHQFSGGQRQRIVIAMAISCNPKVIIADEPTTALDVTVQAEILDLLRRLKDELGTGILLITHNMGVVADMADRVAVMFRGDLVETGTVKDVLTRPQHPYTQKLLEAVPRLRHADEALASAERSGVSERERRLVLEAKDLVLEYDMRGHKFRAVEGVSFDVASNEILGIVGESGSGKSTIAKAVLGLLPVASGTLAVQGENLAALPPKEAKAVRRRIGVVFQDPAASLNPRFPIGDCITEPMVIHKVGNRKERLARAGELLDAVRLPRSVLNRYPHELSGGQRQRISIARALTLKPELLIADEPTSALDVSVQASVLEMIAELQAEYEFACLFVSHDLAVVDLLAHQVVVMKDGRAVEQGATSTVLHAPQADYTKRLLAAAPVPDPDEQRERREARRALLREQGLRVD